The Odocoileus virginianus isolate 20LAN1187 ecotype Illinois unplaced genomic scaffold, Ovbor_1.2 Unplaced_Contig_5, whole genome shotgun sequence genome includes the window gctgcaatccatagggtcacaaagagtcagacacgactaaagcaacttagcacgcatgtgtACAAGGCAAGGGTACAAGTGTTATAATGCGGGCTTGTCCTGTGCCCTCCTGAGCGACTTTTCAAGGGGAAATTTTTAAACCGGATTTTCCTACAGGAGAATCTTACCTGTAGGCAACAGTGTTACTTGGACATCAGTTGTCAGTCCCTCACAAGCCCACTCCACCTCCTGCTGCAGCTTAGGTAGATGACTGGGTCACAGACCCCAACTTCCAGACATTATTCTCAGGCCCAAGCGCAGTGAGACAGACAGCCGGGTGGAGCAGGCTACCAGGCCGACTCCTCTGCTCCTGACTGCTCCTTAGACCGCCAGGTTcaagggcagggggagggtggaGGGATGTCTCTGGACTTATTTAAGCTGGGCGGAAGCGGTGCTCTGGAGCTGGCTCCCCACACTGAAGTGACGCAGGGAGATTAAGAGCAGCAAGTCCTTACTGTCTCAGAAGGCGAACGTCCCCTCTTAGAGGAGCTAAGCCTCGGGGAGGCTGCGGCCCTGCGAGGCCAGATCGCTCCCTGGGCCTTTCTTGCCCTCTCTTTTGTTCCTTAAGTTTTttatttagactttttaaaagagacaGGGAAATTGCTGCTCTGGATAATGTGAGGGCCATAGCAGAGCTGGAGAAGGGGGCGGGCGGTCAGGCGAGGCGGACGGGGCGAGGCGGACGGGGCGCGGCGACTCCCAGGACGCTGCAGTCCTAGGACCCTGCGGCCCGCGGGCCCGCCCAGGAGAAGCTGCAAGCTCACAGCGCGGGGACGCGGCAGCGTTGTGCAGGGCCTCACCCCGCTGCTCTGCCCCGCAATCGCCGGCTGTGGGAGCCGCCCTGAGCCGCCCGGCCGCAAGCGCAGCCCTCGCCCTCGGGTTTCCTAACGCTGGGGTCGCGGCCCGCCTAGGAGCAGCCGAGGCCGAGCTCCCCCGGCCCCGAGTTCAACCGCAATAAAAGGGCCCAGCGCGCCCTTGATCACGCGGCTCGCCTGACAGTCCGCTCAGGCCCGGGGCCTAATTGAGCCCGGCTCACCTGGGAATAGGTTCAAAGGCATCCAGGCCGTAAACCACCTCCAGACCCCGAGCCAGAGCCGCCTGGCGAACAAAGAGCCCCCGAACCACTTCAAACGCGCCCGCGCTCGGCGTCCAGATGGCGCGGGGCCGGGGGCCCCCGCCCGGGTCGCCAGCCGAAGCCGGGCCGGGCCCCGCGCCGCGGCCGCTCGGGCTGCCCGCAGGCGCCCAGTGTAGGGGAGGCCGGGCGCCTCCCCAGACCGCCCTCCGTCCCCGGCCGATTCGCAGATGGGGAGCCCCGGGGCGGGGGCCCGGCCCCGCGGCCTAGCCGGCGCCTTCGCCGGGCTGTCTACCCCGGGGTGGGCCAGGCAGGTGGGCTCGGTGGGCACAGGGCGCTCCCGCGGAGGCGCGCGCTGGTGCTGAGGTTTCAACGTACTTAGAAGGACCGCCTGCGAAGGGCGTCGGGGACCGGGGCTCCTCCGCAAGTTGGGGTGAGACAATACCCCATATAACAGCTGGGCAAAGCGGGCCGCGCGTCTCCACCGATCCCCGGGGCGCGGCCGTAGGTAGCCGCGTCTTCGAGGCACCCGAGTGTCAGCCCGCCGGCGGACGGGGCCACTGGTCCCGCACGTCCCCCTCCCCTGGCCGAACGTGCGGGCCACCTCGCCAACTCGCTGTGCGCCCGGGGACAGGCAAGGCTCACACTGGCCCGGGCGTCCCCGGGGGCTCCCCGCCGCGTCCTCACCTCCTGAGAGCGCATCTAGGGTAGGACTTGCCTCCCGCACCCCTCGCGCCGCGGGAGAGACCCCGCAGCCCGGCGGGGCCCGATCTCCCGTTAAGGAGCAGACAAAGTGGGATCGGCTGAGCACGCGACGCGGCCGGAGAGCGGTCAGAGCCCAGGGTGGAGGCGCGGGCGGCGCGCGCGAAGACCCGGCAGTCCCCGGTGCCCGCCGCGGCCCGGGCCGAAGGGGGAGGCAAAACTGAAAGTGCCgcgccggggggcgggggcggccggcGGAGGCCCCAGAACTCGTCCTGCCCCCGGTCGCGGCGACCAATCAGCGCGCCGCCCTCGCTACTGACAACTATTTAGCAACCCAGCCCGGCTAGGGTTTCCAAAAAAGTTAGAATAACTTCCTCTCCCGGAGACCTCGGTTTTGCACAAGCCGGCCTTGAAATCAGAGCCTTTCGAGCAACTCGGGGAGCGTGTGCTCGGCGACCGCGGGCTTGGCCAGAGGCGCGCGCTCTGCGCCCGGCGCCCCCAGCCCCTCGCGCGCCGGGCGGGCGCCATGGAGGAGGGCTCTAGCTCGCCCGTGTCCCCCGTGGACAGCCTGGGCACCAGCGAGGAGGAGCTCGAGCGGCAGCCCAAGCGCTTCGGCCGGAAACGGCGCTACAGCAAGAAGTCGAGCGAAGATGGCAGCCCGACCCCCGGCAAGCGCGGCAAGAAGGGCAGCCCGAGCGCGCAGTCCTTCGAGGAGCTGCAGAGCCAGCGCATCCTGGCCAACGTGCGCGAGCGCCAGCGCACCCAATCGCTCAACGAGGCCTTCGCCGCGCTGCGCAAGATCATCCCCACGCTGCCCTCGGACAAGCTCAGCAAGATCCAGACGCTCAAGCTGGCCGCCAGGTACATAGACTTCCTCTACCAGGTCCTGCAGAGCGACGAGATGGACAATAAGATGACCAGCTGCAGCTACGTGGCCCACGAGCGCCTCAGCTACGCCTTCTCCGTGTGGCGCATGGAGGGCGCGTGGTCCATGTCCGCCTCCCACTAGCGCCGCGCCACCCACGTCCGGACCGGCGCGCCAGGGTAGGTGCTGCGCGCGCGATGGACGCAGGCCCGCGGGCCGCGGCTGCGAGGATGGGGTGCGCCTTTCGTCCTAGCCAGAGATGGGGGTTGGTCGGGAAGCTGCCAGGTCTCAGGGTCAACCCTGTGGTTTGGGGCGAGCTCCCAGACAGGGCGTCGGTCGGGAACGGGCGGACTGGTGACAGTCGTTATTTTCTGTCGTTGGTGCTGTGGGAGTGGT containing:
- the TWIST2 gene encoding twist-related protein 2; protein product: MEEGSSSPVSPVDSLGTSEEELERQPKRFGRKRRYSKKSSEDGSPTPGKRGKKGSPSAQSFEELQSQRILANVRERQRTQSLNEAFAALRKIIPTLPSDKLSKIQTLKLAARYIDFLYQVLQSDEMDNKMTSCSYVAHERLSYAFSVWRMEGAWSMSASH